In the genome of Priestia aryabhattai, the window ATGCTGCAAAAGATAATGCAATAATACTTGTTATATGCGTTTTTAAAATGGTATAGATTAAGTAAGGTAAAACAATATTGATGAGGACACTTACAATTATTTCTACTTTGCTTGTTTGCATTCTCTACACCCTCCTTCCATTCTCTCTATATGGTTTATTGAACCTTCCACAACTTTCGCAAGAGCTAAGTGAAAAAGGAACATGTAAAAATATATTCGACACAGTGGAGGAAATTAACCTCTTTATCAAATGTATATATACTTCAAAATTTAAAAATTCATTATTATGTATTAACTGATATCTATTCATATTTCCCTCTCATTTATTTGGTGGGAATATTTAAGGAGTTATATAAAGTATGATTTAACAATCAAATATATAAAGTCTGTAAGGACAATTGATTTTTATTGCTCTTGTTAAAGTAATAGATATCGTATTTTACTTATAAATACATTATCTATTACATACTATGTAGAAAAAGGTTATATTTGTCGTCATCTAAAGTAAATGGTAAAACTTTATTTTATATAATATAGTTTTACTATTTACTCCTATGTATGAGAATAATTTAATATTTAATCCAATTAAAAATTACTTAATTTAAACCTTATTAAATGTAAAACGTTATAGAGTTTATATTTAATCATTATCTCTTTAACAATTTCTTAAAAGGGAAGTAGAAGATAGATTGGTATATAAAATGTAGCTTCTCGGCAGACATAAAAAAGGACTTTAAACTTAAAGTCCTTTTTTATGTTTCATTAATTTAATTGGAAAAAACTAAATGATATTATCCCCGATATCTTTTTTAAAACATCAATTTGTCGAATTGATCGCCTCGCGGCTGACTAAGACACGGCGGATAAAGAACGCTATGACCAAGCCAATCAGTGCTATGATCATTGTGAATAAGAACACGTTTTGCGATCCAGCCGTCATTGCATTTGCAATTTCAGCCTGTTTGTCTGGAGTGGAGGAGCTGTGCAAGTATTTCTCCATACCGCCTGTAAGGATACTGATTGCGATTGCTGTTCCAATCGCGCCCACGACCTGCTGCAGGGTGTTCATGACTGCTGTGCCGTGTGGGTATAACTCCGGCGGCAATTGATTTAGCCCGTTCGTTTGAGCAGGCATCCATATCATGCCTACTCCAATCATGAGCCCGATATGCAAAGCCACGATAAAGGCCACTGAAGAAGCAGGAGACAGGGTAGTAAAGAACCATAACATGACTGCAACGATCACGAGTCCGGGAATAACGAGCCATTTCGGCCCATATTTATCAAACAAGCGCCCCATACGTGGGGAGAGGATACCGTTCAGCGCGCTGCCCGGCAAAAGCATGAGTCCCGCAGTGAATACAGACAGTCCTGCACCCGTCTGCAGAAACATCGGCAGAATAATCATGCTCGACATCATGATCAACATACACGACAGTATCAGGAGCAGCCCAACGACGTACATTGGGTACTTGAAAACGCTCAGATTCATCATTGGATCGCGCATAGAGTTCTGTCGCAGTATGAACAGCACTAACGCGGCGAGCCCAATAATGATTGAAGTAACCACAACCGCGCTACCCCAGCCTTCAGATCCTTCGCCCGCCTTACTGAAGCCGAAGACTACTCCTCCAAAACCGATCGTTGACAATACGACAGACAGCAGATCGATCCCGGGCTTTGTGACATCGGTAACATTTTCTAAATACTTCAGCCCTACCAACAACCCAATAACCAGGAACGGCAGCGAGAACCAGAAAATATAATGCCATGTTAAATACTCAATTAATAGACCGCCAATGGTTGGGCCGGTTGCTGGTGCAAACATAATAACAAGTCCAACGAAGCCCATAGCCGCCCCCCGCTTTTCCGGCGGGTATATGACAAGAATCGTATTGAACATGAGAGGTAGCAATAACCCCATGCCTGCCGCCTGTAAAACTCGAGCGACCATCAACATTTCAAAATTAAAAGCGAGCGCCGCAATGAGTGTACCTAGAATTAAGCTTGTGATTGAACCTGTGAACAGCTGTCTCGTTGTAAATCTCTGCAGCAGTAGCCCGCTCATCGGCATTAAAATGCCAAGAGTCAACAAGAACCCGGTTGTTAACCACTGTGCGGTTGCAGCTGAAATTTGGAATACTTCCATTAAATTAGTCATTGCTATGTTTAGAGCAGTCTCGCTAAACATGCCGACAAAACCGCAGATAAGCAGCGATGCCAAGATGGCACGCGTATTGTATTGCTTCTTCATTATCTATATCTCCTTGTAAATCAATTTAAGTAATAACCATTTATTTTTTAGGGTTATTTGGACTTTATGGTGGAAAAGGCTCTATAAGTCACCCCTCTCTAAATTCTTAATAAATGTGGAAAGTTTTCCTTTCCTTGTCCTTTTTATTTATCTAAAACACCGATTCTCAAACAGAACCTTTCTTATTAACTTCTTCAAGCAATTTAGATATTAATAACTTTAGTGAGGAATTAACCTCATTTTTTACAAATTCTCCGTCCTCGTTCAATTTATTGTTTTCTCCTGAAATTAATAATGCTCCACCATCGAATACATTTGCATTTAACATACTTAAATTGAGTTGTAATGCTTGATGAGCATTTTCCCCATCACATGAAGCTGTAATAATCGCTACTGGTTTCGTATAAAGCTCTGCAGAGGACACCAACCATTCTAAAGCATTTTTCAAGACACCAGGTACACCCTTTATATATTCGGGTGTACAGATAATGACTCCATCTGCTCTTGAAAGCAATTCTCTATATACTTGCACCTCTACTGGTGGTTTATCATTATCTAATTCACGATTAAAATGCGGAAGTTTTTCAATACCATTGTATATTTCATATTCAACACTGTTGGGCATGAATTTTTTTAGACTATTAAGCGCTTTTAGAGTTGATGATTTTTTCCGACTACTTCCTGATAGGGCTACAATATTAATCTTTGTTTCCATACGAATCTCTCCTTCAATAAATATTGATTAAAATTACTTCACTTCAGAAACTCTGATTCCATTAAACTATTTTTTAGTTTAGGGTGAAATTTATTTTGTACGTGATGCATTAGAATAAGGGAGCTTCTGTCTTATCAGCAATAGATCCATCGCCCCTCCCCCGTACCAATGTTGGAAATGAAAGATCACTCGAACCTGTTGCCATTCTTGCCCACATTAATTCCAATGGCCCTGCCAAATATACCGCCTCTTCCTCTGCTTCTGCTACAATAACACCAATAACCAGAATGCTTTTTAGTTCCTTCATATGATGCTCCATAACTTTGGTATGTAAAGGAGGGAAGAAAGTAGTAATGAGGTTAAATTTTGAGTATTAATTTTCTCTTTTGACCTTATTCGCTACTACTCTTGAATAAACTGTCTTGCTAAAGCTTTAAAGTGCAGATAATCACCCATTTTAAAATTAGACGTATCAAGAAGATAGAGAGAATTTCTATATTCCAAGTTAGTTGTTTAAGATTTTAATTAAAGTCTTGCATTAAAGTATCAACCACTTCTTTTACAGTTCTGATTTCTTTAATTGGCGTAATTCCAGTACCTATAGAAATATAGCCATCGTCTGTATTTCCCTCTAGCATGCCGATACGCATTCCAATTGATCCACGCATCATTTTTGCTGTTTCTTCACGACTAGCACCTTGTTTATCCATTTCGACTAGTTTATTCGCTAATTTAGTAGGTAAAGACCGATAGTATGCTGGTAAAGTACGGAACATTAGTAAATCTTCTGCTGTAGCATCTACAATCATTTGTTTCACGTTTTCTGCTGCTGGATTTTCTTTTGTTGGAATAAAGACACTACCAGCAAACACACCTTCAGCGCCTAAAGCAAATGCAGCACGCACTCCTCTGACGTCTCCAATACCCCCAGCTGCCATTACAGGGGTATTTATAGCATCTACAATCATTGGAACAATCGAAAATGTTCCAATAACTCGTTCTGGAACCGTACCACCTTCATCAAATCCAGTCGCTACATAAACATCTATTCCAAATTCTTCTGCAGCTTTTGCATTTTCAATAGTAGGAGTAAGGGGTCTATAAACAATTTTAATATTGTTTTCTTTTAATGGTTTAAAGATTCTTTCATCCAGTATATCGTTCACAAGAACAACAGGAACTTTCTCGTCAATAACTGTTTCTAAAATCGGCCATGTGTAAGCTAAATCACGATTTACGATCACAGGTACTCCAAATGGCTTATTAGTTAATGATTTTATTTTTTGTATTTCAGTTCTCATTCTTTCCGCAGATATTTCGGGTGAACGAGTTATATCAACCTGACCGGCATTTGGACCTAGAAATCCTAATCCACCAGCATTGCTTACCGCCGCAACAAATTCGGCATTAGTAACCCAAGACATCGGGCCCTGTATAATCGGTTTTTCTATATTTAATATTTCGCATATTCTATTATTCATTATTGAATCCTCCTGAGCCATTTATAAAATAAAATTATTTTTAAAAAACTTTTCTATCCTCTTGATATTCTTCCGATGAAACTTGC includes:
- a CDS encoding NADPH-dependent FMN reductase; its protein translation is METKINIVALSGSSRKKSSTLKALNSLKKFMPNSVEYEIYNGIEKLPHFNRELDNDKPPVEVQVYRELLSRADGVIICTPEYIKGVPGVLKNALEWLVSSAELYTKPVAIITASCDGENAHQALQLNLSMLNANVFDGGALLISGENNKLNEDGEFVKNEVNSSLKLLISKLLEEVNKKGSV
- a CDS encoding NAD(P)H-dependent flavin oxidoreductase; this translates as MNNRICEILNIEKPIIQGPMSWVTNAEFVAAVSNAGGLGFLGPNAGQVDITRSPEISAERMRTEIQKIKSLTNKPFGVPVIVNRDLAYTWPILETVIDEKVPVVLVNDILDERIFKPLKENNIKIVYRPLTPTIENAKAAEEFGIDVYVATGFDEGGTVPERVIGTFSIVPMIVDAINTPVMAAGGIGDVRGVRAAFALGAEGVFAGSVFIPTKENPAAENVKQMIVDATAEDLLMFRTLPAYYRSLPTKLANKLVEMDKQGASREETAKMMRGSIGMRIGMLEGNTDDGYISIGTGITPIKEIRTVKEVVDTLMQDFN
- a CDS encoding DHA2 family efflux MFS transporter permease subunit, translating into MKKQYNTRAILASLLICGFVGMFSETALNIAMTNLMEVFQISAATAQWLTTGFLLTLGILMPMSGLLLQRFTTRQLFTGSITSLILGTLIAALAFNFEMLMVARVLQAAGMGLLLPLMFNTILVIYPPEKRGAAMGFVGLVIMFAPATGPTIGGLLIEYLTWHYIFWFSLPFLVIGLLVGLKYLENVTDVTKPGIDLLSVVLSTIGFGGVVFGFSKAGEGSEGWGSAVVVTSIIIGLAALVLFILRQNSMRDPMMNLSVFKYPMYVVGLLLILSCMLIMMSSMIILPMFLQTGAGLSVFTAGLMLLPGSALNGILSPRMGRLFDKYGPKWLVIPGLVIVAVMLWFFTTLSPASSVAFIVALHIGLMIGVGMIWMPAQTNGLNQLPPELYPHGTAVMNTLQQVVGAIGTAIAISILTGGMEKYLHSSSTPDKQAEIANAMTAGSQNVFLFTMIIALIGLVIAFFIRRVLVSREAINSTN